The Acanthochromis polyacanthus isolate Apoly-LR-REF ecotype Palm Island chromosome 17, KAUST_Apoly_ChrSc, whole genome shotgun sequence genome has a window encoding:
- the si:dkeyp-69c1.9 gene encoding uncharacterized protein si:dkeyp-69c1.9 yields the protein MFFENANLQHPRRHHELFLRTRPYRGEPPTVAGFLLYPDTPAKMETTSREAFCFRPIPQHDFGKGGHIAKNTQHESHYSHLTSSRQTRRGKSSKDGEPGEDEQESYHGHTKSAAVKNQQDTTEMQSQYQKDFPPPSSCRRRRTPALPQPDNIGINPAFRIEFSTVQRETFPGWPILNPRDAGRLRAASPGQPNMSL from the exons ATGTTCTTTGAAAATGCCAACCTGCAACACCCCCGTCGCCACCACGAACTCTTTCTGCGCACTCGACCCTACAGGGGGGAACCGCCGACAGTGGCAG GATTTCTCCTCTACCCAGACACTCCTGCTAAGATGGAGACCACGTCACGAGAGGCCTTCTGCTTCAGGCCCATCCCACAGCATGACTTTGGCAAAG GAGGCCACATCGCCAAGAACACGCAGCACGAGTCCCACTATTCTCATCTCACATCCTCACGACAaacaagaagaggaaaaagcagCAAGGACGGGGAACCAGGAGAAGATGAGCAAGAAAGCTACCACGGTCACACAAAGTCAGCAGCGGTGAAAAACCAACAAGACACAACAGAGATGCAGTCTCAGTACCAGAAGGATttccctcctccatcctcctgccGCAGGAGGCGAACACCTGCCCTCCCGCAGCCCGACAACATCGGCATCAACCCCGCCTTCAG GATCGAGTTCAGCACGGTCCAAAGAGAGACTTTCCCTGGCTGGCCCATCCTGAATCCCAGGGACGCTGGCAGGCTGAGAGCAGCTTCACCTGGACAACCAAACATGAGTCTGTAA
- the snrnp35 gene encoding U11/U12 small nuclear ribonucleoprotein 35 kDa protein gives MVDWNPIAKLYDPLKAGSIDGTDVEPHDRAVWRAMGARYKPNKGVVGDPLLTLFVARLSPHTTEDKLHQVFSKYGVIQRLRLVRDIVTGFSKGYAFIEYKEERSVVRARRDANKLVVDQQEVFVDFEQERTLKGWVPRRLGGGLGGKKESGQLRFGGRDRPFRKPINLGVGPVQDWGGGGGRDREWDRQGARGREDRDRHRETDWGNRGRRDDRDRGRERDDRRHGDRSRPRDRR, from the coding sequence ATGGTTGACTGGAACCCGATAGCGAAGCTGTACGACCCGCTGAAAGCTGGCAGCATCGACGGTACGGACGTGGAGCCCCATGACCGGGCGGTGTGGCGGGCTATGGGAGCCCGCTACAAACCCAACAAAGGCGTTGTGGGAGACCCGCTGCTCACCCTGTTTGTGGCCCGCTTGAGCCCGCACACAACCGAAGATAAACTGCATCAAGTGTTCTCAAAGTACGGAGTCATCCAGCGGCTCCGGCTGGTCCGGGACATCGTGACGGGCTTCTCCAAAGGATACGCCTTCATCGAGTACAAGGAAGAGCGGTCCGTGGTCAGGGCCCGGCGGGACGCTAACAAGCTGGTGGTGGACCAGCAGGAAGTGTTTGTGGATTTTGAGCAGGAGAGGACTCTCAAAGGATGGGTGCCGCGGCGGCTCGGTGGGGGACTAGGAGGGAAGAAAGAGTCCGGACAGCTGCGGTTCGGCGGCAGGGACAGACCTTTCCGGAAGCCCATTAACCTGGGGGTCGGACCGGTGCAGGActggggaggaggtggaggtagAGACAGGGAGTGGGACAGGCAAGGGGCGAGAGGAAGGGAGGACCGGGACCGACACAGAGAGACGGATTGGGGCAATAGAGGGAGGAGGGATGACCGggacagaggcagagagagggaCGACCGGAGACACGGAGACCGGAGCAGACCCCGGGACAGgagatga
- the bud13 gene encoding BUD13 homolog, translating to MAASTGSKKGPELSKAEYLKRYLSADGDSKKSTGKIKKKRRKVPERGLKIVDDDIDWRHMVTEQAEVEEDEEEAPVIAEVIDDRPEEVKQLEAFRTSNRWKVIGADEEKNIDEGNGGEHQPTEPEVSSRGHHDSPELSSKRRRHDSPVRKTRHDSPDVSPPRRSRHVSPDASPPRRSRHDSPDASPPRRSRHDSPDASPPRRSRHDSPDASPPRRSRHDSPDASPPRRSRHDSPDASPPRRGRHDSPDLSPKRQHSGKSGKAHSKDSSPYRKKPNSSLSSKKRSPDSRRSPLGKRAQNRHNSDSDQSPPRRKTLKREASDSDQSPPRMHSKTKRGSDSDQSPPRRRPRSGKDSDGDLSPPRRHGQSQGHRMLSGGKAGLVSVEVLRKEQEENRRRERSNQPLEDESRNVQTVFRDKSGKRRDLDSEREEQKKNAGVKAAKDEKYAQWGKGLAQNQMHQQKLEDAVIEAQKPLARHYDDEDLDRMLREQEREGDPMAAMLRRKKERNPKAQEKPRYKGPAPPPNRFNIPPGYRWDGVDRSNGFEQKRYMRISDKKAGQEAAYKWSVEDM from the exons ATGGCCGCCTCCACAGGTAGCAAGAAGGGACCTGAACTTTCTAAAGCAGAGTATCTAAAGCGTTATTTATCCGCCGATGGCGACTCTAAGAAGTCAACGGGGAAGATTAAGAAGAAACGGCGTAAGGTTCCTGAGAGAGG aCTAAAAATTGTAGACGATGACATAGACTGGAGACACATGGTCACAGAGCAGGCGGAGGTTGAAGAGGACGAAGAAGAAGCGCCGGTG ATTGCTGAGGTGATTGATGATCGACCAGAGGAAGTGAAACAACTGGAAGCCTTTAGAACCAGCAACAGGTGGAAAGTAATTGGAG ctgatgaagagaaaaacatagATGAGGGGAATGGAGGAGAACATCAACCTACAGAGCCTGAGGTGTCAAGCAGAGGTCACCATGACTCGCCAGAGCTATCATCAAAGAGAAGGAGACATGATTCACCTGTCCGGAAGACCCGACATGACTCGCCTGATGTATCTCCACCGAGGAGAAGTCGCCATGTCTCTCCAGATGCATCTCCTCCCAGAAGAAGTCGCCATGACTCTCCAGACGCATCTCCTCCCAGAAGAAGTCGCCATGACTCTCCAGACGCATCTCCTCCCAGAAGAAGTCGCCATGACTCTCCAGACGCATCTCCTCCCAGAAGAAGTCGCCATGACTCTCCAGACGCATCTCCTCCCAGAAGAAGTCGCCATGACTCTCCAGACGCATCTCCACCCAGGCGAGGACGCCATGACTCTCCTGACTTGTCCCCTAAAAGGCAACATTCAGGGAAGTCAGGGAAGGCGCACAGTAAAG ATTCATCCCCTTACAGAAAAAAGCCCAACTCCTCATTATCAAGTAAAAAACGTTCACCTGATTCTCGTCGGTCACCGCTGGGTAAGAGAGCTCAGAATAGGCACAATTCAGACTCTGATCAGTCACCCCCAAGAAGAAAGACACTGAAGAGAGAAGCTTCGGACTCCGACCAGTCTCCTCCAAGGATGCACTCAAAAACAAAACGAGGCTCTGATTCTGACCAGTCTCCACCCAGGAGGCGACCGCGGAGTGGAAAGGACTCGGATGGAGACCTGTCACCGCCTCGTAGACATGGCCAGTCACAG ggCCATAGGATGCTTTCTGGTGGGAAGGCAGGCTTGGTTTCTGTAGAGGTTTTAAGAAAAGAGCAGGAGGAAAACCGACGTAGAGAAAGAAGCAATCAACCACTTGAAG ATGAATCTCGCAATGTCCAGACGGTGTTTCGAGACAAAAGTGGCAAAAGGAGGGATTTGGATTCAGagagagaggaacagaagaagAATGCAGGAGTAAAAGCAGCAAAGGATGAGAAATACGCTCAGTGGGGAAAAGG GTTGGCCCAGAATCAGATGCATCAGCAGAAACTTGAGGATGCCGTGATTGAAGCACAGAAGCCGCTGGCGCGTCACTACGACGACGAGGATCTGGACCGCATGTTGAGAGAGCAAGAAAGGGAAGGAGATCCTATGGCTGCCATGCTCAGGCGGAAAAAAGAACGCAACCCAAAAGCACAAG aaAAACCTCGATATAAAGGCCCTGCTCCACCTCCAAACAGGTTCAATATTCCACCAGGCTATCGCTGGGATGGAGTTGACAG ATCAAATGGTTTTGAACAGAAACGCTACATGCGGATATCAGATAAAAAAGCTGGCCAGGAGGCAGCTTATAAATGGAGCGTGGAGGACATGTAA
- the LOC110966873 gene encoding thy-1 membrane glycoprotein, whose protein sequence is MHFSIMLKSLFVYGVLGVLLISVKSELITVCVEDDDDLRVDCKLEPTSNKINSYEFSWSSGNKQTLINTNVSGSAAEAKFKGKSDVEELDPHGYRMTLRGFRDSLPHNTTYLCKISGANANITVERDQLARCSAVSVFLKSSCSWLVCLLLFFYHTHS, encoded by the exons ATGCACTTTTCCATCATGCTCAAGTCTCTGTTTGTGTATGGAGTGCTGGGAG TGCTGCTGATCTCAGTAAAATCTGAACTGATCACCGTGTGCGTCGAAGATGACGACGACCTGAGAGTTGACTGTAAACTCGAGCCAACATCCAACAAAATCAACAGCTATGAGTTCTCCTGGTCCTCTGGAAACAAACAGACCCTAATTAATACCAACGTGTCCGGTTCGGCAGCAGAGGCAAAGTTTAAAGGCAAAAGTGACGTGGAGGAGCTGGACCCGCACGGCTACAGAATGACCCTGAGAGGCTTCAGAGACAGTCTCCCACACAACACCACCTACTTGTGTAAAATATCCGGGGCGAATGCCAACATCACTGTGGAGAGAG ATCAACTCGCCCGGTGTTCGGCTGTGAGTGTGTTTCTGAAGAGCTCCTGTTCTTGGCTGGTTTGTCTGCTGCTCTTCTTctatcacacacacagctaa